From bacterium, one genomic window encodes:
- a CDS encoding DUF4390 domain-containing protein, with amino-acid sequence MPLTIDHRQRNGRRARGAAGRTIALAPMAAAGRALALVFLTAALVFASPVAAGAAKTRAQIVDGRVRLDGGAYLLSFRVDGAFTPDLNEAVQAGIPTTFTYFFRVHRDLPGFFDEKVFEFQVRRTIHYDAIRRTFTVLFGEKGVTETYKDAGAAKSAMTRFADLPIAVLASIPSVKGYSVAVKAQMEKAQLPLPFGLENLFFFSALWDFETSWTRIDIPERAETMPAPPAAGPPADSGNAP; translated from the coding sequence ATGCCTTTAACGATCGATCATCGCCAACGAAACGGGCGGCGCGCGCGCGGCGCGGCGGGACGCACGATAGCGCTCGCGCCTATGGCGGCGGCGGGACGTGCGTTGGCGCTCGTGTTCTTGACCGCGGCCCTCGTGTTTGCGTCCCCCGTTGCCGCGGGCGCGGCGAAAACGCGCGCCCAAATCGTGGATGGCCGCGTGCGGCTCGACGGCGGCGCGTACCTTCTGAGCTTTCGCGTTGACGGCGCCTTCACGCCCGATCTCAACGAAGCCGTTCAGGCGGGCATCCCCACGACATTCACCTACTTTTTTCGGGTGCACCGCGACCTTCCCGGTTTTTTCGACGAAAAGGTGTTCGAATTTCAGGTACGCCGCACGATCCACTACGACGCGATCCGCCGCACGTTCACGGTGCTATTCGGCGAAAAGGGCGTTACGGAAACCTACAAGGACGCCGGCGCGGCGAAATCCGCGATGACGCGCTTTGCCGATCTGCCGATCGCGGTGCTGGCGTCGATCCCGTCGGTAAAGGGCTATTCCGTCGCGGTGAAGGCGCAAATGGAAAAGGCGCAGCTTCCGCTGCCGTTTGGGCTCGAAAATCTCTTTTTCTTCAGCGCGCTTTGGGATTTTGAAACATCCTGGACGCGCATCGACATCCCCGAACGCGCCGAAACCATGCCGGCGCCGCCGGCCGCCGGCCCACCGGCTGATTCCGGGAACGCGCCGTGA
- the uvrC gene encoding excinuclease ABC subunit UvrC, which translates to MNDTTVIEQKLKILPAAPGVYTWKDARGQVIYVGKAKSLRHRVRSYFQQPEAKDVKTQLLVTKCADVDWIVTESEKAALILENTLIKRHRPPYNIRLRDDKNFLSIKLSMRDKFPRLYLVRRVQRDGSLYYGPFSNAFAARATFNFLSRHFPLRECSDGEFSQRTRPCIRYQIGRSAGPCCGMVSEEEYAKIVHQVRLFFEGRGEDLVRDVEREMERAAGEERFEQAARLRDLADSLRTSLEKQRAETTDMTDRDVWAIYREGASGVAVAMFVRAGKTIGQRAFPFSNQEHEDAEVLGEVMQAYYADDGFVPGEILAEVNPQMSGAVEEWLTDLRGARVRLGVPQRGDKARYVEIARENAKQQFEQRRSRLADTRDILESVRRALHLTRTPIVVECFDISNFHGTNAVGSQVTFVEGKPDTSRYRRYKIRTKDTPDDYAMMREVLGRRVARARENDEWPDLLLVDGGRGQLAVAEAVLAEIDARDLPIAAVTKIRDRAEGDRGAEDMVYLPGRKNPVTFPRGSTALFFIQRVRDEAHRFAVAYHRKLRGKSQVTGALDAIDGVGAARRRALIRHFGSLKRIREASADEIAAVPGINADLARRIHDRLTVPDA; encoded by the coding sequence ATGAACGATACAACCGTCATCGAACAAAAACTGAAGATCCTCCCCGCCGCGCCGGGCGTTTACACGTGGAAGGACGCGCGCGGGCAGGTGATCTACGTCGGCAAGGCCAAAAGCCTGCGCCACCGCGTGCGCAGCTATTTCCAGCAGCCGGAAGCCAAGGACGTCAAAACGCAGCTTCTTGTGACCAAGTGCGCCGACGTCGACTGGATCGTCACCGAGTCCGAAAAAGCCGCGCTGATCCTCGAAAACACGCTGATCAAGCGCCATCGGCCGCCCTACAACATTCGCCTTCGCGACGACAAGAACTTCCTGTCGATCAAGCTGTCGATGCGCGACAAGTTTCCGCGCCTGTACCTCGTGCGCCGCGTTCAGCGCGACGGATCGCTGTATTACGGGCCGTTCTCGAACGCGTTCGCGGCGCGCGCGACGTTCAACTTCCTGAGCCGCCACTTTCCGCTGCGCGAATGCTCCGACGGCGAATTTTCGCAGCGCACGCGGCCGTGCATCCGCTATCAGATCGGCCGCAGCGCCGGCCCGTGCTGCGGCATGGTGAGCGAGGAGGAATACGCCAAAATCGTGCACCAGGTGCGCCTGTTTTTCGAAGGGCGTGGCGAGGATCTCGTCCGCGACGTCGAAAGGGAGATGGAGCGCGCCGCCGGCGAGGAGCGCTTCGAGCAGGCCGCGCGCCTGCGCGACCTGGCGGACTCCTTGCGGACCTCGCTTGAGAAGCAGCGCGCCGAAACGACCGACATGACGGATCGCGACGTGTGGGCGATCTACCGCGAAGGCGCTTCCGGCGTCGCCGTCGCGATGTTCGTGCGCGCGGGCAAGACGATCGGCCAGCGCGCGTTCCCGTTTTCGAATCAGGAGCACGAGGACGCCGAGGTGCTCGGCGAGGTCATGCAGGCGTATTACGCGGACGATGGATTCGTGCCGGGCGAAATCCTTGCCGAGGTCAACCCGCAAATGTCCGGCGCCGTCGAGGAGTGGCTGACGGATCTGCGCGGCGCCCGCGTGCGTCTGGGCGTTCCGCAACGCGGCGACAAGGCGCGCTACGTGGAAATCGCGCGGGAGAACGCGAAACAGCAATTCGAGCAGCGGCGCTCGCGCCTTGCGGACACGCGCGATATCCTCGAATCGGTCCGGCGCGCGTTGCACCTGACGCGCACGCCCATCGTCGTGGAGTGCTTCGATATCAGCAATTTCCACGGCACGAACGCCGTCGGCAGCCAGGTGACGTTCGTCGAGGGCAAACCCGACACCTCGCGCTATCGGCGATACAAGATTCGCACGAAAGACACGCCGGACGATTACGCGATGATGCGCGAGGTGCTCGGCCGCCGCGTCGCCCGCGCGCGCGAAAACGACGAATGGCCCGACCTGCTGCTCGTCGACGGCGGACGCGGGCAACTCGCCGTCGCCGAAGCCGTGCTCGCCGAGATCGACGCGCGCGACCTGCCCATCGCGGCGGTGACCAAGATCCGCGACCGCGCCGAGGGCGATCGAGGCGCGGAGGATATGGTTTACCTGCCCGGCCGCAAGAACCCGGTGACGTTCCCGCGCGGATCGACGGCGCTGTTTTTCATCCAGCGCGTGCGCGACGAAGCGCATCGCTTCGCCGTGGCGTATCACCGCAAGCTGCGCGGCAAGTCGCAGGTGACCGGCGCGCTCGACGCGATCGACGGCGT